CATTAGCAGAATTTTATTTAACAAGGAATAAATTATGATCAGAATTGGACACGGCTTTGATGTTCACGCTTTTGGCGAAGATCGTCCATTAATTATTGGTGGTGTAGAAGTGCCTTATCACACTGGCTTTATTGCGCACTCAGATGGAGATGTGGCACTACACGCATTAACTGATGCAATCTTGGGGGCAGCGGCTTTAGGCGATATTGGAAAACTTTTCCCAGATACCGATATGCAATATAAAAATGCGGATAGTCGAGGCTTACTGCGTGAAGCGTTTCGTCAAGTGCAAAAAAAGGGATATAAAATTGGTAATGTCGATGTCACTATCATTGCACAAGCACCTAAAATGCGTCCACATATTGATGCAATGCGTGCTAAAATAGCTGAAGATCTCCAATGCGATATTGAGCAAGTTAATGTAAAAGCAACGACTACCGAAAAATTAGGCTTTACAGGAAGACAAGAGGGGATTGCTTGTGAAGCCGTTGCTCTTTTAATTCGACAATAATTTACTATTCTTATATTCTTAAAAGTGCGGTGCAATTTGAAAAGAATTTCATCGCATTTTTATTAGTGAAATAATAAGCGATTGCTCGTTATTATTAAGTGACCATTGGTGAAAGGAGACGCCCATTTATGGGTGAGGGAGCAATGGAGGGCTTCAGTCCGCCTTTTTGCTTACCAACCTTGTTGAATATATGGTTCATTATTAATTGATGGAATTTATACGCTTTAACGAGAATATTCCATTAACTAAACCATTTAATAAAACAAATGTAAAACAGTGAGCTTATTGCCAACTTAGATTTTCTTATTATACATTTAACCAAAACGTCACAGGCCCATCATTTGTTAAGCTCACTTGCATATCCGCTGCAAATTGCCCTGTTGAAACAGGTAATTTCTCTGCGCACTTTTGGATAAAGTATTCATATAATTCATTAGCCAATGCTGGGGACGCACCTTTTGAAAAACTCGGGCGTAAACCTTTTTGCGTATCCGCTGCTAATGTAAATTGCGAAACGATAAGTAATTCCCCCTGCGCTTGTTGAACATTTAAATTCATCTTGTCATTTTCATCACTGAAAATTCGATAATTAAGCACTTTTTCAGCGAGTTTATCCGCTTTTTCTCGGTTATCTTCTTTTTCTACACCAAGCAAAACTAACAAACCTTTGCCAATTTTCCCTATTGTTTCGCCCTTTACATTCACTTTTGCTTGAGACACACGCTGAATTAGGGCGATCATTTCAATCCCTCAATAAAACTCGGTAACCATTCTTCAGCATAACTTTCTTGATCATCCACGTTTAACACGTCAATTTTTAAAGTCTCACAAATTTTTACCGCACTTTTTGCTTGAAGTGTTTGCTCCACTTTGTCCGCTGCATAGCAAAAAGTATCATAATCAGAACTACCTAATCCAACGACCGCAAAGCGAACATCTGAAAAATCCTTTTGGCTATTCGCTAATTCATCAAATAGGGGTTTTAAATTGTCTGGCAATTCGCCTACACCGTGCGTTGAA
The nucleotide sequence above comes from Haemophilus influenzae. Encoded proteins:
- the ispF gene encoding 2-C-methyl-D-erythritol 2,4-cyclodiphosphate synthase, which translates into the protein MIRIGHGFDVHAFGEDRPLIIGGVEVPYHTGFIAHSDGDVALHALTDAILGAAALGDIGKLFPDTDMQYKNADSRGLLREAFRQVQKKGYKIGNVDVTIIAQAPKMRPHIDAMRAKIAEDLQCDIEQVNVKATTTEKLGFTGRQEGIACEAVALLIRQ
- the dtd gene encoding D-aminoacyl-tRNA deacylase, giving the protein MIALIQRVSQAKVNVKGETIGKIGKGLLVLLGVEKEDNREKADKLAEKVLNYRIFSDENDKMNLNVQQAQGELLIVSQFTLAADTQKGLRPSFSKGASPALANELYEYFIQKCAEKLPVSTGQFAADMQVSLTNDGPVTFWLNV
- the mioC gene encoding FMN-binding protein MioC translates to MHICILSGSTLGGAEYVAEHLNDVLETQGFSTALFHGPNLSDIENEKIWLIVTSTHGVGELPDNLKPLFDELANSQKDFSDVRFAVVGLGSSDYDTFCYAADKVEQTLQAKSAVKICETLKIDVLNVDDQESYAEEWLPSFIEGLK